From the Hylaeus volcanicus isolate JK05 chromosome 4, UHH_iyHylVolc1.0_haploid, whole genome shotgun sequence genome, one window contains:
- the LOC128876037 gene encoding uncharacterized protein LOC128876037 gives MHGVDRFWMIPKRTLCIYGSKLPAVAHVTKGEILCVVCPMRKVAQSLIMTDVESEFETRPGAKFNNLRPIEIDNHYTKWTPSNWTDVANMSGSPIFNSAGKLVSIYGLGKIEERTIIADGMSASSAVSKSALTVMAPDIRPEIVPDVFFRIAPTEVVTNNYESPKTYFLCVAPTGRGKTIYFTKNLVELMPSKRNVALLKPTAAAVVGAYKRISELLKVSGNGHSMYTIKYLIGQRHEVGTERAGKSDRLLTLMTYGRAISQLQSIQNVYDYILLDEIHNLNDPTVLACDLALTKPNARYKCCSVEPEQVNSLMDKYSVNTANDKTLGLVLLARMVF, from the coding sequence ATGCATGGAGTAGACCGTTTTTGGATGATACCAAAGAGGACTTTGTGCATCTACGGTTCTAAATTACCAGCTGTAGCTCATGTGACTAAAGGAGAAATACTTTGTGTTGTTTGTCCAATGAGGAAAGTAGCGCAGTCCTTGATCATGACAGACGTTGAAAGCGAATTTGAAACTAGACCAGGAgcaaaattcaacaatttaaGGCCTATTGAAATAGACAACCACTATACCAAGTGGACACCAAGTAATTGGACAGATGTGGCAAACATGTCAGGCAGTCCCATCTTTAACTCGGCAGGAAAATTGGTATCTATATATGGCTTAGGTAAGATAGAAGAACGAACAATAATAGCTGATGGAATGTCAGCCTCATCAGCAGTGTCAAAGTCTGCATTAACAGTGATGGCTCCTGATATTAGACCAGAAATAGTTCCAGATGTTTTCTTCAGAATTGCACCAACAGAAGTTGTAACTAACAACTATGAATCACCAAAGACATATTTCCTATGTGTGGCACCAACTGGAAGAGgcaaaacaatatattttacaaagaacCTCGTGGAATTAATGCCTAGTAAAAGAAATGTCGCATTGCTCAAACCAACTGCAGCTGCCGTGGTGGGAGCATATAAGAGGATCAGTGAATTATTGAAAGTTTCAGGAAACGGACACTCCATGTATACAATTAAGTATTTGATTGGGCAAAGACACGAAGTTGGGACCGAAAGAGCAGGCAAAAGCGATAGGCTATTAACCCTGATGACCTATGGTCGTGCCATTTCTCAACTCCAGTCGATACAAAATGTGTATGATTACATTCTTTTGGATGAGATACACAATCTTAATGATCCAACAGTACTAGCTTGTGATCTCGCTTTGACAAAACCTAATGCTAGGTACAAGTGTTGTTCCGTCGAACCCGAACAAGTGAATAGTTTAATGGACAAATACTCAGTTAATACTGCTAACGATAAAACTTTGGGACTAGTTTTACTAGCCCGAATGGTATTTTAG